The stretch of DNA CTGGATGGAAATATATCAGATCGTTCGTGAAAACTGTGCGACAGAGTATTCCGGTGCAAATCCACAGGATGATGTGATGGAACGACTGTTGACTGCCCGCAGAGGAAAATAAAGATGAGGAGATATATAATGAGTAAAAGATATTTAACAGCTGAAAGTGTATGTGCTGGACATCCTGATAAACTATGCGACATCATAGCAGATAGCATTTTAGAAGCATGTTTACGTAAAGACAAAGCATCACGTGTCGCTTGTGAGGTAATGGCAACCAAAGGGAAAATTATCGTGGCGGGCGAAATCTCCTGCAGCGAGAAAATAGACATCCGATACATTGTTAGGAATGTCCTTAAAGAGATTGGATACAACCCTCTTAAATTCTTGATTTATGTATTTGTACACAAACAAAGTGTAGATATTGCAACTGGCGTGGATACTGCACTGGAAGTAAGAAATGGGATAAACGAACAGTATGGTTCGATAGGTGCTGGAGACCAAGGAACTGTGTATGGCTATGCTACAAAGGAAACAGGAGAAATGCTTCCCCTACCCCTTGTACTATCTCACAGGATTGTAAAGAGACTGGATGATTGCCGAAAAGGGAAACTGATAAAAGGTATCCACCCAGATGGTAAAGCGCAGGTGACGGTGGAATATGAAGGAGACACTCCAGTGCGAATAAAGACTATTGTGATATCGGTACAGCATGATAAGAATAAAACACAGGAAGAACTAAAGACAGATATCCTTAACAATGTCCTATGGCAGTGCTTTGAGGACTTCCCATTTGATGATGAAACAGAACTTCTCATTAACCCCTCTGGTAGATTTGTCGAAGGTGGTCCCGCTGCCGATACAGGCTTAACTGGTAGAAAAATTATGGTTGATACCTATGGAGGACTTGCATCCCATGGAGGTGGCGCACTTAGTGGTAAAGACCCCACCAAGGTTGACCGAAGCGGTGTCTATATGGCTCGGTACATTGCAAAGCATATCGTCTGGTGTGGTTATGCAAAGAGATGTGAAGTTAGTATATCCTATGCCATTGGTAAGGCAAATCCTGTAGCCTTTTATGTAAATACCCTTGGCACAGGTATTGTTTCTGACGAAATATTAACTCTTGCTGCACAGGAAGTTTTCAATTTAAGACCTGCAGCCATTATTGAAAATCTACGTCTTAGAAATGTGATTTACTCTGATACAGCTGTTTATGGTCACTTTAATAGTTGTCTATTCCCGTGGGAGGATGTAAATAAGTACAGTGAATTTAGAAAGGCGGTGGAAAAGTATGTTGATAGAGAAGATAAAAACTAAACAACTCATCCCCGCTGAATATAACCCAAGGAAGGATTTAAAACCGGGTGATCCGGAATATGAGAAACTTAAACGCTCCCTTGAGGAGTTTGGATATGTAGAACCCGTAATATGGAATAAGACTACAGGCAGAGTCATTGGAGGCCATCAACGTTTGAAAATCCTGCTGAGTATGGGCATGGATGAGATAGAATGCGTAGTTGTTGAAATGGATGAGCAAAAGGAGAAGGCGCTGAACATTGCACTAAATAAAATAAGTGGTGATTGGGATAAAGACAAATTAGCACTTCTCATCACGGACTTAAATGCTTCAGACTTTGATGTGTCTTTGACAGGTTTTGACCCGGGAGAGTTGGAGGATCTTTTCAAGGATTCCCTTAAGGATAATATAAAAGAAGATGATTTCGATGTAGACAGCGAGCTGAAAAAGCCCGCTGTTTCGCATTTAGGGGATATTTGGCTACTTGGGCAGCATCGATTAGTCTGCGGAGACAGTACAAAGAAAGACACCTTTAATGTCTTGATGGATGGGAAAACTGCTAATTTGGTAGTTACGGACCCTCCATATAATGTTAACTATGAAGGCACTGCTGGAAAAATCAAAAATGACAATATGGCTAACGAAGCGTTCTACGATTTCCTGCTTGCAGCATTTCAGAACACCGAAGCAGTAATGGCGAAGGACGCTTCTATTTATGTATTCCATGCGGATACCGAAGGACTCAATTTTAGAAGAGCATTCTCCGATGCAGGATTTTATCTTTCCGGTACTTGTATTTGGAAAAAGCAGTCCCTTGTTCTCGGTCGCTCTCCTTATCAGTGGCAGCATGAACCTATTCTCTTTGGGTGGAAAAAGAAAGGCAAGCATAACTGGTATTCCGATAGAAAGCAGACCACCATCTGGGAATTTGAGAAA from Petrotoga olearia DSM 13574 encodes:
- the metK gene encoding methionine adenosyltransferase, coding for MSKRYLTAESVCAGHPDKLCDIIADSILEACLRKDKASRVACEVMATKGKIIVAGEISCSEKIDIRYIVRNVLKEIGYNPLKFLIYVFVHKQSVDIATGVDTALEVRNGINEQYGSIGAGDQGTVYGYATKETGEMLPLPLVLSHRIVKRLDDCRKGKLIKGIHPDGKAQVTVEYEGDTPVRIKTIVISVQHDKNKTQEELKTDILNNVLWQCFEDFPFDDETELLINPSGRFVEGGPAADTGLTGRKIMVDTYGGLASHGGGALSGKDPTKVDRSGVYMARYIAKHIVWCGYAKRCEVSISYAIGKANPVAFYVNTLGTGIVSDEILTLAAQEVFNLRPAAIIENLRLRNVIYSDTAVYGHFNSCLFPWEDVNKYSEFRKAVEKYVDREDKN
- a CDS encoding site-specific DNA-methyltransferase, producing MLIEKIKTKQLIPAEYNPRKDLKPGDPEYEKLKRSLEEFGYVEPVIWNKTTGRVIGGHQRLKILLSMGMDEIECVVVEMDEQKEKALNIALNKISGDWDKDKLALLITDLNASDFDVSLTGFDPGELEDLFKDSLKDNIKEDDFDVDSELKKPAVSHLGDIWLLGQHRLVCGDSTKKDTFNVLMDGKTANLVVTDPPYNVNYEGTAGKIKNDNMANEAFYDFLLAAFQNTEAVMAKDASIYVFHADTEGLNFRRAFSDAGFYLSGTCIWKKQSLVLGRSPYQWQHEPILFGWKKKGKHNWYSDRKQTTIWEFEKPKKNSDHPTMKPVALVAYPILNSSLSNCIVLDPFGGSGSTLIACEQTDRICYTIELDEKYCDVIVKRYIEQVGNSDGVFVLRDGSKIRYCDLPEVNADE